The following coding sequences lie in one Oncorhynchus kisutch isolate 150728-3 linkage group LG27, Okis_V2, whole genome shotgun sequence genomic window:
- the LOC116357769 gene encoding uncharacterized protein LOC116357769, whose product MEGLPHTPSFPVYVYYDQPIMEGLPHTPSFPVYVYYDQPIMEGLPHTPSFPVYVYYDQPIMEGLPHTPSFPVYVYYDQPIMEGLPHTPSFPVYVYYDQPIMEGLPHTPSFPVYVYYDQPIMEGLPHTPSFPVYVYYDQPIMEGLPHTSSFPVYVPTSPQPQSSGVDNPLTTPLPLSGGVDNPLTTPLLQSGGVDNPLTTPLPQSPQPQSGGVDNPLTTPLPQSGGVDNPLTTPLLQSGGSGGVDNPLISPLPQSPQPQSGGVDNPLTTPLPQSGGVDNPLTTPLPQSGGVDNPLTTPLPQSGGVDNPLTTPLPQSGGVDNPLTTPLLQSGGVDNPLISPLPQSPLPQSDGVDNPLTTPLPQSGGVDNPLTTPLPQSGGVDNPLISPLPQSPLPQSGGVDNPLTTPLLQSGGVDNPLTTPLLQSGRVDNPLTTPLLQSGGVDNPLTTPLLQSGGVDNPLTTPLPQSGGVDNPLTTPLPQSGGVDNPLTTPLLQSGGVDNPLATPLLQSGRVDNPLISPLPQSPEPQSGGVCVSGLV is encoded by the exons ATGGAGGGTCTCCCTCACACCCCTTCTTTTCCTGTGTATGTGTACTACGACCAGCCCATAATGGAGGGTCTCCCTCACACCCCTTCTTTTCCTGTGTATGTGTACTACGACCAGCCCATAATGGAGGGTCTCCCTCACACCCCTTCTTTTCCTGTGTATGTGTACTACGACCAGCCCATAATGGAGGGTCTCCCTCACACCCCTTCTTTTCCTGTGTATGTGTACTACGACCAGCCCATAATGGAGGGTCTCCCTCACACCCCTTCTTTTCCTGTGTATGTGTACTACGACCAGCCCATAATGGAGGGTCTCCCTCACACCCCTTCTTTTCCTGTGTATGTGTACTACGACCAGCCCATAATGGAGGGTCTCCCTCACACCCCTTCTTTTCCTGTGTATGTGTACTACGACCAGCCCATAATGGAGGGTCTCCCTCACACCTCTTCTTTTCCTGTGTATGTGCCTACT tcccCTCAACCCCAGTCTAGTGGGGTGGACAACCCCCTAACCACCCCTCTACCCCTGTCTGGTGGGGTGGACAACCCCCTAACCACCCCTCTCCTACAGTCTGGTGGGGTGGACAACCCCCTAACCacccctctaccccagtcccCTCAACCCCAGTCTGGTGGGGTGGACAACCCCCTAACCACCCCTCTACCCCAGTCTGGTGGGGTGGACAACCCCCTAACCACCCCTCTCCTACAGTCTGGTGGG TCTGGTGGGGTGGACAACCCCCTAATCAGCCCTCTCCCCCAGTCCCCTCAACCCCAGTCTGGTGGGGTGGATAACCCCCTAACCACCCCTCTACCCCAGTCTGGTGGGGTGGACAACCCCCTCACCACCCCTCTACCCCAGTCTGGTGGGGTGGACAACCCCCTAACCACCCCTCTACCCCAGTCTGGTGGGGTGGACAACCCCCTCACCACCCCTCTACCCCAGTCTGGTGGGGTGGACAACCCCCTAACCACCCCTCTCCTACAGTCTGGTGGGGTGGACAACCCCCTAATCAGCCCTCTCCCCCAGTCCCCTCTACCCCAGTCTGATGGGGTGGACAACCCCCTAACCACCCCTCTACCCCAGTCTGGTGGGGTGGACAACCCCCTCACCACCCCTCTACCCCAGTCTGGTGGGGTGGATAACCCCCTAATCAGCCCTCTCCCCCAGTCCCCTCTACCCCAGTCTGGTGGGGTGGACAACCCCCTAACCACCCCTCTCCTACAGTCTGGTGGGGTGGACAACCCCCTAACCACCCCTCTCCTACAGTCTGGTAGGGTGGACAACCCTCTAACCACCCCTCTCCTACAGTCTGGTGGGGTGGACAACCCCCTAACCACCCCTCTCCTACAGTCTGGTGGGGTGGACAATCCCCTAACCACCCCTCTACCCCAGTCTGGTGGGGTGGACAACCCCCTAACCACCCCTCTACCCCAGTCTGGTGGGGTGGACAACCCCCTAACCACCCCTCTCCTACAGTCTGGTGGGGTGGACAACCCCCTAGCCACCCCTCTCCTACAGTCTGGTAGGGTGGACAACCCCCTAATCAGCCCTCTCCCCCAGTCCCCTGAACCCCAgtctggtggggtgtgtgtgagcGGCCTCGTCTAA